DNA sequence from the Uloborus diversus isolate 005 chromosome 1, Udiv.v.3.1, whole genome shotgun sequence genome:
AGTAACGTactggaaatttcaaaatatttactgtttttgagttttaaGCCCTCTCAAATggcaattattgaaatttttcgaaaaggaAGATCAAACCGGAACGAATGTTCGTCACATTCGCTTACTTCAACgtaaaaataaatgttgcaaAATAACAAGAAAATTGGTCCTGGATACATAATTCCTCATTAGAAATACAATATCAAATGTTGTTTCTTCATGGTCCAGTATGTTGTTAGCAGTTTAAGCGACATTTTAGGTGGTGCATGCACTTCTTTAACGAGCATGAATTATGATACTTTTGGCATCAATTATAGGAAGTTGAACCATATTGCGACattagacgttaaatcccggttatcacaaatttgccatttcaactgcgcttgcgcgcggacttagctttttgagctttctgttttaagatttcgtgttgcttgtttatatttaggccgAGCTCGAGTCCCAACAAAGTAACGAATGCGGTTAGAATATTTTCttagcgatttcgtgatatattatatgaagcAACGGATATAAAtgactgataatctttataatgtaaaaagaaaaatgacacCTCAgaatttattggtttggaaatatttatttaacataaacgaaaaatacgttgtgtacttaaaaaatgattgaaatatgagtacagatgcccgtcttttgcggatattttacgttaggcgtacacagcttagtattatactttttttttttttttttttgagtgttcgGCTTTGTaatagaagtgatgctgcaattctagtacgctcttctgaggttaaaaatttggccctgaaaaagGACAGAAGATTGGCCCTAATTAAGAcacaaaactcaatctttaccgaggactaaaaactaaatcagagaaagctttgtgatttttaatttttaatctgtttccatctcatatttattaacaaattcaaaatgtttgtaattaattttagcaagatttttgaaataagcGAAGTccacgcgcaagcgcagttgaagtggcaaatttgtgataaccgggatttaacgtcgagttattGCGACAGCCATTTGGTCATCGGAGGAAGACTGGAGTAGTTACATAAGTTGAAGCAACTTCTGTTAGGCTGAGTTTTAGACGATTGCAAACACTAAGCATTAACCCGTAAGGCCCATGAACTTTGTGGTtgagcatgatttttttttcaattccataaAACAAAAGGCAACGCAAATAATATGTGTgtcaaattttgtaaaaatggttTCAGTAGATTTTGTGTAAATGGATGGGATATATAGTCCAATAAGAGATGTAAAGCtacaactatttttaaaattgtattcatTAGTTATTCAATTCTGAATTGTTCGGATAATTAATAGCATTgcttacatttttacttcaaggGTCATGAGATATATGTGTCAATTTTATCCATACGAGATGTAAAGTTacaactattttcaaaattggactcATTCGTTATTCAATTCTCAGTTATTCGGGCGATtaatgatttttatatatatatttttttttaacatttttactttaaaagcgTTGGGATAAGTTTAGTCCATAAGAGATGTaaagctaaaactatttttaaaattagactCATTTGTTATTCAATTCTAAAATATTCGGATAACTAATGACATTACAGTAGGCGTcgtttaatgtgatcacggttaatgttatcattcccttaatgttatcaaaatcaccaagtcccggaacacttgtatgttaacacacgttaaaaaagtcggatgtTGTAATCATCGTCtgcgtttattgttatcactttttcattaactttcaattttttcccgtttttgttcctcaattaacagaaatacattggcaaaccctgacgagactaactttatGTGTagtattttgtggttttcaatagcagtttaaattttttctaggaatgaagctacagaaagtacGCCCCCAGTGatcacagactccccctaagaaaactttcttttgcacctaaaagaaatcagtcgctggacatgttgcaggcattgatgtaggacctccattgttgccattactttgtaaactattaaagaattgtgtcgagattgaaaacaaagcgaagttaaattaaaatttaaacaagcaaaaccatgctggaaaagacaGAAAAGCTGAATgcgctttgaaactggtttacgaatgccAGGGAAAAttgtcatattttacttcacctattataaaaattgcataatttagatttaactttttataattcagatatttccattatgttaatttaataatttataatttaaaactgcgttctgttgagtcattgtgattttaatttgaggttgccaaaataaatgcacacTAATCGcggaaaaaatcattattttgtgtctcctggattcctTTCGGTTactgttatcagtcggttattgttatcaaattgtatttgtcccaaagtgatcacattaagcggcgcctactgtacttACATTTTATCTTCACTTAAAAagtcatcttgaaaaaaaaagtaagagcaTATCGTCATGTTGCGatgttaacaaaataaaattaacagtgtggtattttttaaacaatcttGTTTTTCTAATacgaattaatattttaatgtctagctaacatggaaaaatatagtTTATGAATATTAGCATTCGATAATTTATAAAACCATTTTCCGAGatgctaaatttttattgaagaagCAAAGCATGAAAATACGCTTGACAAAATTTTTTGAGacatattttcaatgttttaaatacGCTTGTATGGGCTTTAAACATGTCTTTGATGCTACTGGTGTAATCCTGTAACAAATATTGCCGAAAAAAAAGGACTCTAAAGTAAACAATGAAGCTGAAGAAAATTAAAGGACAAATTTTATTgagcacatatatatatatatatagaaagtaCATAAAACAAACATCTAtctttttctctcaaaatatagaactttttttttacatatacatatattaaatcaccggtgcattaaaatattttgaccagcaatggagctaaaaaaaaattctctcatcCACCTCCAATGAAATATAATCTATTTTGTATACATATAAATATTctcatttactatttttaaatgcaattttcattaaaatttctttgctATATGCACTTTGCCCTTCAACTGAaagataaaaattacattttgtataaatataaacttttttttcttcataacaaACCATGTCTTCTGACTTCCTTTCAATAACACTGTGTTTGCTACAAATTAACAACACTTTCAtatttaagcgaaagaattttttaaatttctacagtcttcaaaactaaaatgttaaaatagttAATAGTATCTACGTTCGAAACGCTGGAAATGATATTGCAGTTAAATTAAACTTATAAGAAACCCTTTTAGcgtaaaatttttatcaatatatattccttttaaatttaataatgttgttATACTCTTTTTATAATTagtcatcagattttttttttacttgtaccaGAGAAAGGAAAAAGTTAAGAAGCAGCTTAAAAACTCTTTGATGTATCAACCGACATAATTTTTCCTTTATATTGAAGCTGACGATATTTTACCAGCTTTTGGCACAACAGAAAGAAAACACCTAAATAGTATTAATTACATTTCTTACAGAAATTCTCGCAAcaaaaaaggtaatttcaaatttatcatAAGGCATTTTGCAAAGAATCGTTTTAATTgctgaaaaaactatttttcactttaaacaGAAACTGTACCTTGGAGTAACAACCAATGTCAGATTTTGACCAAATTAAGTTTATGATAGAAATTTGTTCACGAAGTAGTCAACTTAAGACGTCAATATTTCTGTAAATTGGAGCAACAACCATCGTCAAATTTATACCAAATTTAGTTTATGATAGAAATTTTTCCACGAAGTAGTCAACTTAAGGGTCAATTCTTCTGTATCCTGAAGCAACAACCAATGTCAGATTTTGACCAAATTAAGTTTATGATAGAAATTTGTCCACGAAGTAGTCAACTTAAGACGTCAATATTTCTGTAAATTGGAGCAACAACCAATGTCAGATTTTGACCAAATTAACTTTATCATAGAAATTTGTCCACGAAGAAGTCAACTTCAGACCTCAATATTTCTGTAACTTGGAGCAACAACCATTGTCAAATTTAGACCAAATTTAGTTAATGATAGAAATTTGTCCATTAAGTAATCAACTTTTTGATGTATGTAATAGCAACCAGATACAACTTCCTAGTAATGAATCGTAGTCATCTTATACCCTATAATCTTTGATTTTGCAACTATCAGtatgtttatttaaaactaaaatagccaATGTCACTTGTAATTCAagtacaattaaaataatttcaaactgtATGGTCATTCGTAATGTAGTATGAAACAATaatcttttgaaaatttcaaaactttgttGGTCTCGGACAGAAAACTTAAATAGAGCCTGAAAATGTTAAGAAACTTTACAACTGCTTTttgcaaaattgatatttttgacatCGATGGTTGTTATTCCGaagtacggatttttttttttttttttttttttgttaattaacgCCTTAAGCGACtgaaaaaggcaaaacagaaaaatCTACTGTCAATAAAagcaattaagttttttttttaaataataatattcaaaccaaaaataaaatttaaaaaaaaaagtatttcaagaaGATATATGTTTATGTTACAAAAGCTCCGAAATATAATAGCGCAACACCAAATATAATCTTAAGTAATacaaatataaaacatttataaatgagaagattaattttatAGTTAGATAAATAATTTTGCAACTCAAATAGACTAGATATCAAGTAAGAacacatgggaaaaaaataaaatatactttatttaaCTGCATAAACATAAATTcccaataacaataaaaattttacacgcCTCAACTTTTCTATTCTTTTTACCAAAAACGAATGCAAAGCATTTCTGCAtttaagtagaattttttttaagaattcaaataatactaataattttaagaaatgtaacAATTAGAATTTGATAAACATAACCATGCATACTTAGCactgaaaataaagtaaattttacttttgaaagtttatttcagCCTTCTTAAGTTGAAAGTTTTACAAAAGTCATGAACGAATGTTTCCAGTAGATTTCCAAAATAAGTGTTACCATGACAGCATCACTTTTACCTTGCAAACTAAGCGAGATAAAACTGgccattttattttatgttagtcATTATAATGTTTTAGAAACTACAAGctgtaaaatcacattacaagtTTTACTTTCCGCACGCgctaatgtttaaatattttcattgcaaaaaaaagagaaaaaaaatgcaatatttaacttgcaaataaatttggtttatggttatattttactgaaataaaatttcttaagctttaaatattaaagttgaaaaGAACACTGACATTATCATTTTAAACAACCTAAAATTTACGAACATGATTTCAAAAACGAAACCAATCTTcttatttcaattacttttaacattgttttcaatttacttttatgcaaatgaattttgaactctcttggggggggggggggagggaaagacTCAGAATATTTAAACCTTTTTATTCATTGCAAGTTactaaaattgctcttttaactgcattttcaaaattcaaaatgtttccaaatacTTTTTACCATAACGCAACAATGCACATAACCACTAAAGGGCAAAATTAGCGGTCGCCAATGGCCGCAGGatgactaaatgaaaaaaaaaaaaagatggtaattaaaaaaattatgtctcAATCACgacattaaaaataacaaacggcattagacatttttttcaatcaaaatcaaGCGGCAgcctttataaattaatttattaaaaaatacattacttgCATTAATCAATCTAGTTTGGATTGTTAATCTCAACGAATTGTAAGAATATAACGTATTGCACTTTGAATTAAACAAGGTGGCCACTATTTCAAAAAAGGGTCTACTAATAAAGTTGCTGCTACCGGTCACTGGCGACTAaaaaatttgctcaattttgaccTTTAATCAACACCACTCCTGCAATTTAAAATGCTCTTTAGATAAATAGAAGAGCAACAtcgaaaaagaattttaaataattttttatcacagtagtttctttttaaaaatttcctgatTATGTACGTAAAGAGCGTTTGAAGCACAAAACTGTGTTAAAATTCCCTGATTTGTGAGGCAGTAGTGTTTAACCTTCGTGGTATCTCCTGCGATGCAGTAAAACCTGGTAGACGTGTTGAAATCTGATGCCACACTTGAAACATCGATGTCTTCTGGCAAAATGGCACCAATACAAGTGGCGAATAAAATTGATGTTATTGTTGAACAACAACGAATTTGTGTGACCAATACGACAACTTTTAACAgaaatatttgtgcatcttttgaGCATTATTCTCCTGTACTTTTCTGCAAAAGGCCTCTTGACCTTTCGTTGCCTTACATTTTTAATTATATCACAGAAGCGAGAGTTTAAACTTACTCCAGAAGTTTTTATCGCTGATGCAGGGTTGGTCGTGGATACCTTGGGAAGTTGGAAGAGTTTCCTTGGGGTCGACTGTTTACGGGATTTGTGTTCATGGCTTAGCTGAGAGGAGGACAAGCTTTCAATAACAGCTGATTGCAGTGACTGAGGAATGGCAACTGCTACTTTGGACATGGCAGCATTACAATGGGAATAGGGCACGATAGAGCTGGCTTTTCTGGAATACGGATTGTGATGCAAATAGGGACGAATCAAACCCTGACTGGGTGCTTCGAGAACGGATGGCAACATCTGACCATTCTTGGTTTTGTCCAATCGGTGTTTGATCTCTCTGCATCGACTGCATGACTTGGAATGGTGGCACTTCCTATAGTGTCTAATGAATGTGACTTTGTCGGTGGACAGGAATGCACAATGAGGACACCTGTTGCTGTTGTCCGCGTGGTTGGTCTCGACGTGTTTCTCTAACGTGGAATCACAAACTGTGGTAAAGGCACAAGCACGACAAGAGAGAACTTCGCCTGTATGAAAGCGCATGTGCTCCATGATAGTTCGTTGTTTGTCGCTGTTGAAGTTGCAAATGGCGCAGCAGAATTTTTTCCTCTTAGCTGGGTGTTCGGATTTTTTGTGTTCTCCCTGGTCTTCGCGGTGATATATCTCAGTGTGGATCTTGAGTGAGTCCATGTTAGCAAATTCGCAACCACAGTGCCAGCAGGTGAAGTCTTGGTCGATATTATCACTGGTTATGTCAGCCACGCCACTGTCACTCGCTGAAAGTAATAGGAAGAAGGTtggagttttgaaagaaatacaacaagaaataatgaaaaagttgTAGAAAAGTTAGAAAAAATCTGAAACATAAAACAACCACATGAACAGTTTAAATTTTGTTGCGCAAAATGCTCGTATTAAGCAATAGGAATTAATACATGTAGTAACAAAGCAAGCAAGTGAAAAATAATAAGTGATTACTTAAGAAAAGGCAAGGAAAAGCCTTTACTCAATCTGCTACAGAAATAATAGGCTGATACGTATTTTCCATAACTCAACGGTCGATTTTATcgttacaattttaaatttttttgtttgtttaattattttatttgattgatgtatttcatgatttgttcaagcaaaatttaattactttaaattaaatatctattatgcttttatttctaaaatttgctgtcattttacaacaaaaaatattacaaaaaagtcCCTAAAATCTGAGTCTCAAAAATCCGAGGTTCCTCTTAATTTGAGGTGCTTTTATTTAAGGTATATTTTTAagagctaaaaagaaaaaaaattgcattaaaatatgaaaatcgaAATATTTCGCTGTTGCGTCACGAAATTCAAAACTATCCGCTGAGTTGTAATGGAAAATTATCAGTTTCAtggaataattttattattatttttttttattttcaaaaaatcaatccTTACGCAGATCTACTGACACTTTTAAGTTCTACAATGGGTTTACATCAGGAAACAACAAATGGGAATTCTATTTGACAGTAGTCCGTCAATACTGTTTTTTGTCAGTCAGTTTTAATGATACCACTTGCGGTTCACTActtcagtggtcaacttaaacagaaggagaacttatagaggttgatttttaTGATATAGGACTAATTATGTACCTAAAATGGCGGTTAACTTCGACAGTTGGTCAGCAGGGTgatcaacttaacaggttttattCTACTAGCTTGAATGTCAGCAGTATTTACCATTCATAAAGCTCTCTACTAGTTTTCACAAAATTCATTATTCAAGGAAAGAAGACGTTTTATTAGTTTTGTAACTGAAAGAAATCTTCTtacaaggaaaaataaaaaaacatcgtAAAAGTCAACTATAACTTACAGCTCTGTACAGGCGATGCAAGTTCGGGCTTAAATTCCACTTTGCAATGGGAAGATGGCAACTTTTCGGAGACACTAGGCATGGATTCAACAGGTGTCCCCTTCAGTTCATTGAATCCGTTGATCCCAAGGTATGGCGGAATCGGGGCTCCGGGAAAGCAGTACGATATGCTGTTGTGTAAAGGGAGGAGACTGACGGATCCTTTCACATCCAGGGGTGGATCGAACTGGAAGTCTGAGGATGGGACGTCGATCTTGGGGCTGGATTTGAAGTCGGCTTCATCACTCTCGTTGTGTCCGCTGTCTTCGGAGTTCTTATCGGATTGGTTACCAGCCAAAATGTCAATGCTGTAGAATATCAAGAAGATTATTTGTTGAAAATGCATTGATTTTCCATATATGTTAGTGCAGTAAGGTTTCGTTCGCAATGCTCTACCAGTCGGTTGATCATATGACAGATAATGACGTCAGCGGTCGTTCACCAACCGATGCGCTTTCGGTTGACACGCGGTTTCTAGCGCAAgtgaaaaatacttattattggtcaaaaatgtcacgtggtttaattaaccaatcaaccagcttaaattgCGATCGACTGGTGGATCTACCGGCGGAGCTATTAGAACGACTTCGGaaacaaccagttaaccggtaccCCTATTAGAACGCTCTTGTTAGTCACCGGTCGACAGGTAGAGCTATGTGAATGTAACCTAAAAGTCTAAAATGTGGTTATGTCAATATTAGACGGGAGTTGTCTACACACATAGCAAAGTCATTGACGAAAGAGCGAATAATAACGGTGAATCGCTTATGAAAGTCGACCTTCTCCAATTTAGGTCTTTCGCGACAAATATAAACACcaaaaatatgcttcaaacaTCGATGAAAGAACGAATAATTCCGGTGAATCGCCGATTAAGGTCGACGTTCTCCAATTTAGGTCTTTCGCAACAAATATAaacaccaaaaaatattcttcaagtatCGATGAAAGAACGAATAATTCCAGTTAATCGCCGAtgaaagtcgacattctccaatttcagTCTTTCACGGTAaatataaaaaccaaaaatatgcTTCAAACGAGATCACTAACATATGAAAGAGATGATTCACATCACCCACTTCTTACATGCCAATAAAATGTCTCCAGCAAAAACATGGATAATTTAGGAATTAAGTTAACACATTGATACAAAACTTTCTATACTGAAATTATAGCTGTTTAAATTTTGCGAAGTTTTACAGaacaaattttacaataaaaccgTAAGAAAAGTAACTAAATGAAggtataaaattagtaaaattaacCTTTTACCGAATCTAGAAAGGAAACAGGAAAActtaaaactgaaacatttacTTAATAGTTTTCGTTTGAACATCCATGTTTTAGATGTGTTTTATGTTTCTCAGATGTTGAATATTTATGTTGAGCGACCATACTTTGGGAGAATCTGATAATTAGAAATGCTACATAGTAAAACTAAATTCATTTTCCTaagatagttttaaaataaaacgcaAGAATGATGATAAGTGGTATTAAAGGaactaatttttaacaaaaactttACGTTGAATTGACTTAAGTTAATTGTTTGGAGAAAGCAGCAAAAACTCGCTTTAAGAAAAGAGTTATATAAAAATTCCCTCTAAAGTTATACTTTACTATTTatatgcttttaatattttactgaGATTCAGGCCCATAGGAAGTATGTATATCTATAAATAATACATTAGATCAAGAACAAAAACAATGTTATATACCCAATCTCAAAAAATTTAGTATATAtttgatttgttaaaaatttagaatagCCGCATTGAGAGACATAGACACGTCAAGATCACAATGTTTGACCTTGaccaacaaaaaataatttcagtgcTTTAGACTttttgaagtatttaaatcaaaacTGAAATGAAGCATTTGGATTCCATAGCTTTTACCAATagattttgatttttcgaaagTAATATCAGTAACGATAACATGGTTTGTAACTAATGACGTATCACAAGGTGCAATAGCAGGTATTTCTAAGTTAGTTAATTGACTGAATAATTATAAGAATATTCTTTTTACGTCAATAAATTCCACGAATagttcatttcaataatttaaatgctATATTATTTATAAAGCAGGGATGCCTacctgggggggggaggggatcgtAACGCAGACTGTGCCTTTGAAATTTGAAGGGAAGTGTTTTAAGGggcatttctctcttttttcggggggggggggctcccgaTTAGGTTGTCTTTGTGGTATTGGGGATTGCACCCTAGCTCTTCGGTGGGGTGGGCACCCATGCATAAAGATATTGATTATATTGAAGTAATATCGTATTTTTTCTATGGTTCCGTTTGTTTTTTCTTACAAGAAAAAATGcgcagaaattaaataaaaacataaactatTGTCACTAATAAGGGGGGAAAATGCATTTCAATGTTTACTAATGTCAGCTCAAAGGTAAAATTCTATTTGTCTTCCTTTAACTAAATGGTCTACATTTTGTGAAACATCTCATTCAACTAATACATGCAAAAATCGATGCGAATTAAAAGATACACAAGatgccaaaaatattttacttaccaACAATCCTTCATGTGAGCTTCGAATTCTTGAGCATGATCAGTAATATACTTGCACTTGGTACACACAAGCTTTCGATGCGTTTTATAAACATGGGTGAACAGTCTTTCATCTTTCCCAGCTTTGAATTCACAAAGTGGACACTGATAATTCTTCAAATGCACGTTTAAGTGACGACGGAGGCACCATCCATCAATACCTTCCCATGGGCAGTAAGAGCACTTGAATGCTTTCCGTTCATTAGAATCCGCTTTCTTGCTGCTCAAGTCTATAACATCTTCTGGTCCTTGATAATCTTGTTTGTCTTCGGGACTTGCAGCCAAGTTGTCCCTACAGCTTACGCCATTTTCTTTCAGTAGCAAATCCATT
Encoded proteins:
- the LOC129220144 gene encoding zinc finger protein Xfin-like translates to MKTDLVQRGNIDSLNCMKTMSTQSEHAFGGVAFGGFPFSNEYLLRHGNFFVKPSLHPEGFVFPALTEQERSLVYRDRCVAEDRPLDFAKVKLEKPTTPPVSPVPSMDETQIINGHSKNSTWILGKQKLSWDNSTVASYNPETKMFRCVVCNAVGFLSRIAEHYLGTHTSAKVFQCLHCPYSSTWSRCVRMHMAKHHGVPNAPPSLWKGQPLLEEIFQLLTHLKTTVDSQGRERLDPEVCEKKFVCPKCPYTTDRRDLYVRHENIHKEDKPYHCYVCFKLFNRADHVKKHFLRIHRGHPYDISLVRRRPPRCSSSASTNFSVDKLLSTSPDEKLCKSGSPSPVGKMISTSKMDLLLKENGVSCRDNLAASPEDKQDYQGPEDVIDLSSKKADSNERKAFKCSYCPWEGIDGWCLRRHLNVHLKNYQCPLCEFKAGKDERLFTHVYKTHRKLVCTKCKYITDHAQEFEAHMKDCCIDILAGNQSDKNSEDSGHNESDEADFKSSPKIDVPSSDFQFDPPLDVKGSVSLLPLHNSISYCFPGAPIPPYLGINGFNELKGTPVESMPSVSEKLPSSHCKVEFKPELASPVQSSSDSGVADITSDNIDQDFTCWHCGCEFANMDSLKIHTEIYHREDQGEHKKSEHPAKRKKFCCAICNFNSDKQRTIMEHMRFHTGEVLSCRACAFTTVCDSTLEKHVETNHADNSNRCPHCAFLSTDKVTFIRHYRKCHHSKSCSRCREIKHRLDKTKNGQMLPSVLEAPSQGLIRPYLHHNPYSRKASSIVPYSHCNAAMSKVAVAIPQSLQSAVIESLSSSQLSHEHKSRKQSTPRKLFQLPKVSTTNPASAIKTSGVSLNSRFCDIIKNVRQRKVKRPFAEKYRRIMLKRCTNISVKSCRIGHTNSLLFNNNINFIRHLYWCHFARRHRCFKCGIRFQHVYQVLLHRRRYHEG